Proteins encoded by one window of Salicibibacter halophilus:
- a CDS encoding BCCT family transporter: protein MANHYTYEMKRPNIVFAISAVLVLAFVLWGALNTPSLEYVANVALDYTIENFGWFYMIATAFFVAFSIFVVFSPFGKIRLGKEEDRPEYPFYTWIGMIFAAGIGVGFVFWGVAEPVLYYLDPPEGITPETAAAAEAGLRYGSFHWSLHVWAIFGVVGLTLAYVQFRKDKPALISSAFASYFGNQMERWPGKAIDTFAVLSTAMGVATTFGLSALQMSGGLSYISGIPNNFVTQFTIIAIITVLFIISAASGVNRGIKYLSNINLVLAGILLLFVIVTGPTIQIAENFLTTLGGYISNIVPMSLELAPYSADESEWLGANTIFFWAWHMSWAPFIGLFIARVSRGRTVREYMMGVLLLPSLVGVIWFVAFGGNGLYQEIVMGTGISELVTANEEVALFEMLSNMPLALIISTLAFVLIGIFFITSADSASYVLGVMTSQGGLKPMLSIKIIWGFLIAGTASVLLLTGGLEGLQTAAIVSALPFGVIMVAMVIVVLLMMMKDHKIEKRKEKEKQTAEIKANIREDMYDEMKEEVYDQVKEDVHRQVQEEIKEERNEQNNNDDQRS, encoded by the coding sequence ATGGCAAATCATTATACATATGAAATGAAGCGTCCGAATATTGTCTTTGCAATTTCAGCCGTTTTAGTATTGGCATTTGTGTTATGGGGAGCGTTAAATACACCTTCCCTGGAATATGTCGCTAATGTTGCTTTGGATTATACGATTGAGAACTTCGGTTGGTTCTATATGATTGCCACCGCTTTCTTTGTTGCATTTTCGATATTTGTTGTCTTTAGTCCGTTTGGAAAAATTAGGCTTGGAAAAGAGGAAGATCGACCCGAGTATCCGTTTTACACGTGGATTGGGATGATTTTCGCTGCCGGGATCGGAGTAGGTTTTGTTTTTTGGGGCGTAGCCGAACCCGTGCTATATTACTTGGATCCGCCTGAAGGCATAACACCTGAAACGGCAGCCGCTGCTGAAGCGGGACTTCGTTATGGATCTTTTCACTGGTCCCTGCACGTATGGGCGATCTTTGGCGTTGTCGGCTTAACGCTTGCCTATGTTCAGTTTCGAAAAGATAAGCCGGCGTTAATCAGTTCTGCTTTCGCTTCTTATTTTGGTAACCAAATGGAAAGATGGCCCGGAAAAGCCATAGATACGTTTGCCGTTTTGTCGACCGCGATGGGGGTTGCAACAACATTTGGTTTGAGCGCTCTGCAAATGTCCGGGGGTCTCTCTTATATTTCGGGTATCCCCAATAATTTCGTGACCCAATTTACCATTATCGCCATCATCACCGTTTTATTTATCATTTCGGCAGCTTCCGGTGTAAACCGAGGCATTAAATATTTAAGTAATATCAATTTGGTCCTTGCCGGGATTTTACTTCTCTTTGTCATCGTTACCGGACCGACGATCCAAATCGCCGAAAACTTTTTGACGACACTAGGCGGCTATATATCGAACATCGTGCCGATGAGCTTGGAATTAGCCCCATATTCGGCGGACGAAAGTGAATGGCTGGGGGCAAATACGATCTTTTTCTGGGCATGGCACATGTCTTGGGCTCCGTTTATCGGCTTATTTATCGCGAGAGTCTCTCGCGGCCGTACCGTTCGTGAATATATGATGGGCGTGCTGCTGCTGCCATCATTGGTCGGTGTCATTTGGTTCGTCGCGTTTGGAGGCAATGGACTTTACCAAGAAATTGTCATGGGCACCGGCATTTCCGAATTGGTAACCGCGAATGAAGAGGTAGCATTATTTGAAATGCTTTCCAATATGCCTTTGGCGTTGATCATAAGCACCTTGGCCTTTGTGTTAATCGGCATTTTCTTTATCACCTCTGCAGACTCTGCCTCTTATGTACTCGGGGTTATGACCTCTCAAGGCGGGCTTAAACCAATGCTTTCCATTAAAATCATTTGGGGCTTTTTGATTGCCGGTACCGCAAGCGTCTTGCTCTTAACCGGAGGGCTGGAAGGATTACAGACCGCCGCGATTGTATCTGCGCTCCCCTTCGGGGTCATTATGGTCGCGATGGTCATCGTAGTTTTACTCATGATGATGAAGGATCACAAGATTGAAAAAAGGAAAGAAAAAGAAAAACAAACAGCGGAGATAAAAGCAAACATTCGGGAAGATATGTACGACGAAATGAAAGAGGAAGTCTATGATCAAGTCAAAGAAGACGTGCATAGGCAGGTACAAGAGGAAATTAAAGAGGAAAGAAACGAACAAAATAATAACGATGATCAACGATCTTAA
- a CDS encoding thiolase family protein — protein MSKIVISWAKRTPIGKVGGTLKGYRPEKMTTALIRQMQEETGIEGEKIQDLILGNVVGPGGNISRLSALSAGLPFSVPGVTIDRQCGSGLAAMELAFERAKSNEEAVFLCGGTESVSQAPWKMEKPSRPAQEAPVLYERARFSPDDIGDPEMGEAAENVARTYQVTRELQDEFAFQSQQKAVNAQKEGRFNDEIVPLGQINEDECPRENTSMRKLKRMPSVFQKNGTVTAANACPINDGAALAVVTSQKQANNLGLDTRFSIIDSCTVGVDPNLLGIGPVPAVHTLLQRNGLHINDIAVMEFNEAFASQVVASLREMNISWDRVNLGGGAIALGHPYGASGAVLIVRLLKEMEATNAKWGIATLGIGGGMGAAMLVEMQR, from the coding sequence ATGAGTAAAATTGTGATCAGCTGGGCAAAACGAACGCCAATTGGAAAAGTAGGAGGCACATTAAAAGGGTACCGACCGGAAAAAATGACCACCGCTTTGATCCGTCAAATGCAAGAAGAAACCGGCATAGAAGGGGAGAAGATACAAGATCTGATTCTTGGAAACGTTGTCGGCCCGGGTGGAAATATCTCCCGTCTAAGCGCATTGAGCGCGGGACTTCCTTTTAGCGTACCGGGAGTGACGATAGATCGCCAATGCGGGTCGGGATTAGCTGCCATGGAACTGGCTTTTGAACGGGCAAAATCTAACGAAGAAGCAGTTTTTTTATGCGGGGGGACTGAAAGTGTTAGTCAGGCACCTTGGAAAATGGAAAAGCCGTCTCGGCCTGCGCAAGAAGCGCCTGTATTATACGAACGGGCAAGATTTTCCCCGGATGACATCGGAGATCCGGAAATGGGAGAGGCAGCAGAAAATGTCGCCCGTACGTATCAAGTGACAAGAGAATTACAAGACGAGTTTGCTTTTCAAAGCCAGCAAAAAGCTGTAAATGCTCAAAAAGAAGGAAGATTTAATGATGAGATCGTTCCTTTGGGGCAAATCAACGAGGATGAATGTCCGAGGGAAAATACATCCATGCGGAAACTGAAACGTATGCCCTCTGTTTTTCAAAAAAATGGAACAGTTACCGCCGCAAACGCTTGTCCCATTAATGACGGGGCGGCTTTAGCTGTCGTGACAAGCCAAAAGCAAGCGAACAACCTTGGCCTGGATACACGTTTTTCCATTATCGACAGTTGTACGGTGGGAGTCGACCCAAATTTGCTCGGGATCGGCCCCGTACCTGCCGTACACACGTTATTGCAGCGTAATGGATTACATATCAACGATATTGCTGTGATGGAATTTAACGAAGCTTTTGCCTCGCAAGTAGTGGCGTCGCTGCGAGAGATGAATATCTCTTGGGATCGTGTGAACCTTGGCGGCGGCGCGATTGCATTAGGGCATCCATATGGTGCATCAGGAGCAGTTTTGATCGTGCGCTTGTTAAAAGAAATGGAAGCAACCAATGCAAAATGGGGCATTGCTACGTTGGGAATCGGAGGCGGGATGGGAGCAGCCATGTTGGTAGAAATGCAAAGATGA
- a CDS encoding IS110 family RNA-guided transposase, with protein MGLKIVYPICCGIDVHKTFVVACIASTDKGVTTYKRHRFSTYTKGLKELSQWLCEHNCKDVCMESTGKYWIPVFNVLEHSCTITLAHPKYVRAIQGKKTDKKDAKWIADLFKHDLVPGSFMPPLAIRQLRDLMRYRFKLTNFTSSEKNRFQNSLTVSNIQLGNVVSDTFGKSSMNIIDKLLEDPTDTNFDIEPLIHGSMDHKIPELKLAIDGFITPEQSGKLAVIKRHYENLNVRKSDLEKLILSLAEPYTEEINLILTVPSFKNTFSAIAVVSEIGVNMDVFPTAKHLCSWAGLTPTNNESAGKKKSVRVSRAGVYIKPLLVQCATAVVKSDKHPEIRNRYLRLKKRRGHKRAIIAIARMLLTAIYHILKKKEPYNPDLYQKADVLPVSREITVEQALSLAKSQGFRIKETVT; from the coding sequence ATGGGATTAAAAATTGTATATCCCATCTGTTGTGGCATTGACGTCCATAAAACCTTTGTTGTTGCGTGTATTGCTTCTACCGACAAAGGCGTCACGACTTACAAACGCCATCGCTTTTCAACCTATACCAAAGGGTTGAAAGAGCTGTCACAGTGGCTTTGTGAACACAATTGCAAGGATGTCTGCATGGAATCGACCGGAAAGTACTGGATCCCCGTGTTCAATGTCTTGGAACATTCCTGCACCATTACCTTGGCTCATCCGAAATACGTCAGAGCCATCCAAGGCAAGAAAACGGATAAAAAGGATGCCAAATGGATCGCCGATTTATTCAAACACGATCTTGTACCCGGAAGTTTCATGCCTCCACTCGCTATCCGACAGCTTCGTGACTTGATGCGTTACCGTTTTAAGCTGACCAATTTTACTTCAAGTGAGAAGAATCGATTTCAAAACAGCCTGACCGTTTCGAACATCCAGCTTGGAAATGTGGTATCTGATACCTTTGGAAAAAGTTCCATGAACATCATTGATAAACTACTGGAAGATCCAACGGACACCAATTTTGACATCGAGCCTCTGATTCACGGCTCCATGGATCATAAAATTCCAGAGCTGAAACTTGCCATTGATGGTTTTATTACACCGGAACAATCAGGCAAGTTGGCTGTTATCAAGCGGCATTACGAAAACCTTAACGTGCGAAAATCTGACCTTGAGAAACTGATCCTTTCCCTTGCCGAACCCTACACAGAAGAAATTAACTTGATCTTAACTGTTCCGTCCTTTAAAAACACCTTTTCAGCCATTGCCGTGGTTTCTGAAATAGGCGTTAATATGGACGTGTTTCCGACAGCTAAGCATTTATGTTCCTGGGCAGGGTTAACCCCGACAAATAACGAAAGTGCCGGCAAGAAAAAGTCCGTCAGAGTTTCGAGAGCAGGGGTCTATATCAAACCCCTTTTAGTGCAATGTGCAACCGCTGTCGTCAAAAGTGATAAACATCCCGAAATTCGAAACCGCTATTTGAGACTCAAAAAGCGCCGCGGTCACAAACGTGCCATTATCGCTATCGCACGCATGTTGTTAACAGCCATTTATCATATTCTAAAGAAGAAAGAGCCTTACAATCCGGATTTGTATCAGAAAGCCGATGTTCTTCCAGTAAGCCGTGAAATCACGGTTGAACAAGCGCTTTCGTTGGCAAAATCCCAAGGTTTTCGAATCAAGGAAACAGTGACTTAG
- a CDS encoding catalase encodes MTGEGDAKDQRKAENEKEDTLTNRQGHPITDNQNMTTVGNRGPTTLENYDFLEKMSHFDRERIPERVVHARGAGAHGYFQSYGKVGDDPISNYTRAKVFTNTEAETPVFVRFSTVIHGAHSPETQRDPRGFAVKFYTEDGNWDLVGNNLKIFFIRDAIKFPDVIHALKPDPVTNRQDPRRIFDFMAASPESTHMLTFLFSPWGIPANYRYMQGSGVNTYKWVNDEGKAVLVKYHWEPVQGIKNLTQEEADHIQGENFNHATQDLYESIENGDYPEWELYVQIMEDGEHPELDFDPLDDTKLWYKDEFPWHKVGKMTLNKNPENYFAEVEQSAFGTGVLVDGLDFSDDKMLQGRTFSYSDTQRYRVGPNYLQLPVNAPKKHLGTNQRDGQMTYHVDNPPGSDPHINYEPSITGGLQEADHKGTPHEPEVVGKVKREAIDRKAHFSQAGETWRRFNEREKADLISNLSSALVDADEAVQKQMISHMTEADSEYGRRLKEGITNVRSSENEKQEDAVLDAERMGDVSDPY; translated from the coding sequence GTGACCGGCGAGGGGGATGCAAAGGACCAACGCAAGGCGGAGAATGAGAAAGAAGATACGCTTACCAATCGGCAGGGGCATCCGATTACAGACAATCAAAATATGACCACTGTCGGCAATCGCGGCCCTACCACGCTTGAAAACTACGACTTTCTTGAAAAAATGAGTCATTTTGATCGCGAGCGGATCCCGGAACGTGTGGTTCATGCCAGAGGCGCCGGGGCGCATGGTTATTTTCAATCTTATGGAAAAGTGGGCGACGACCCCATTTCCAATTATACGAGGGCCAAGGTGTTTACGAATACAGAGGCCGAAACGCCGGTTTTTGTTCGTTTCTCGACAGTGATCCATGGAGCCCATTCCCCCGAGACACAGCGGGACCCACGCGGGTTTGCCGTTAAATTTTATACGGAAGATGGAAACTGGGATCTGGTCGGCAACAATTTGAAGATTTTTTTCATCCGGGATGCGATCAAGTTCCCCGATGTCATTCACGCGTTAAAACCGGATCCGGTCACGAATCGTCAAGATCCCAGACGAATATTTGATTTTATGGCAGCTTCCCCTGAATCTACCCATATGCTGACATTTTTATTTTCACCGTGGGGAATCCCAGCCAATTATCGGTATATGCAAGGATCCGGAGTAAACACGTATAAATGGGTGAATGACGAAGGAAAAGCGGTTTTAGTTAAATACCATTGGGAGCCGGTCCAGGGGATAAAAAATCTTACGCAAGAAGAAGCCGATCATATTCAGGGAGAAAACTTTAACCACGCGACCCAAGACTTGTATGAATCCATCGAAAATGGCGATTATCCGGAATGGGAATTGTACGTCCAGATTATGGAGGATGGGGAGCATCCCGAGTTAGACTTTGATCCTCTCGATGACACGAAACTTTGGTATAAAGATGAATTCCCGTGGCATAAAGTCGGCAAAATGACCTTAAACAAAAATCCGGAAAATTATTTTGCCGAGGTAGAGCAATCGGCCTTCGGCACGGGTGTCCTTGTGGATGGGCTCGATTTTTCCGATGACAAAATGCTCCAAGGCCGTACGTTTTCTTACTCGGACACCCAGCGTTACCGGGTCGGTCCTAACTATTTGCAGCTTCCCGTTAATGCGCCGAAAAAGCATCTTGGGACGAATCAACGAGACGGGCAAATGACATACCATGTTGATAATCCGCCGGGAAGTGATCCTCATATTAATTACGAGCCATCCATCACGGGTGGATTGCAGGAAGCGGATCATAAAGGAACCCCCCATGAACCTGAAGTGGTTGGAAAAGTAAAACGGGAAGCTATCGATCGGAAAGCCCACTTCAGCCAGGCAGGGGAAACATGGCGGCGATTTAACGAACGTGAAAAAGCCGATTTGATTTCCAATCTCTCGAGCGCGCTTGTAGATGCAGACGAAGCAGTCCAAAAACAAATGATTAGCCATATGACAGAAGCTGATTCGGAATATGGCCGCCGTTTAAAAGAAGGCATCACAAATGTACGATCATCGGAGAACGAAAAACAAGAAGACGCTGTTTTGGATGCCGAACGCATGGGTGACGTGTCCGATCCGTATTAA
- a CDS encoding ABC transporter permease: protein MAPEISNLSMFFLIFFVLIPVSLSYFYALGLSKSIIWSSFRGIVQLFIIGYVLTYLFSLPPAIGISIMLSIMIAVASFHASKKGVGLPFVRLIIFAIIVGVALLILAMWLGFDMISFEPEQVIPMSGMVIGNSMVAIGLALERMKSEFQQSKGKLVAALALGAQPKQASTILIRKIVKAAMIPNVDGLKTVGLVQLPGMMTGLILGGVPPIEAIRYQIVISLSIFTSVSLAAMITTIIFYRFFFNKHMQLVDMEKKEA from the coding sequence ATGGCACCTGAAATTTCGAATTTATCCATGTTTTTTCTCATTTTTTTCGTTCTTATCCCGGTTTCTTTGTCTTACTTTTACGCCTTGGGATTAAGCAAATCCATTATTTGGTCTTCCTTTCGCGGCATCGTGCAGTTGTTTATCATCGGCTACGTGTTAACGTATTTATTTTCACTGCCGCCGGCGATCGGGATTTCGATCATGCTTTCGATTATGATTGCTGTGGCATCCTTTCACGCGAGTAAAAAAGGAGTGGGGCTCCCCTTTGTGCGCTTGATTATTTTTGCAATTATTGTCGGCGTCGCCCTCCTCATCCTTGCCATGTGGCTCGGTTTTGATATGATTTCTTTTGAGCCCGAGCAGGTGATTCCCATGAGTGGCATGGTGATCGGCAATAGCATGGTGGCGATTGGCCTGGCACTTGAACGGATGAAAAGCGAATTTCAACAATCAAAAGGAAAGCTTGTCGCCGCTTTGGCGTTGGGGGCGCAACCAAAACAAGCATCCACCATACTCATTCGCAAAATCGTGAAAGCCGCGATGATTCCAAATGTCGACGGCTTAAAAACCGTCGGTCTCGTGCAATTGCCTGGGATGATGACTGGGCTTATTTTAGGCGGCGTACCGCCCATAGAAGCGATTCGGTACCAAATCGTCATTTCCTTGAGCATCTTTACGTCCGTTTCACTGGCGGCCATGATTACGACGATCATTTTTTACCGTTTCTTTTTTAATAAACATATGCAGCTGGTGGATATGGAAAAGAAGGAGGCATAA
- a CDS encoding ABC transporter ATP-binding protein: protein MSEAETIIQMENVHTPILQDISLQIKKGEIITLIGGSGAGKSSLLMLLNRLVDPGEGTIHYKGKDVREYEVPELRKSIGMVLQSSSLFEGTVLDNLSFGPKLFQEWEDDMGEELLEHVQLPASYLDRDVETLSGGEQQRVAFARTLANRPDVLLLDEVTSAVDLKNVELIEAFLLEIVPASAHAIIMVTHDVKQAQRLGDRTIFMDGGAIVEAGPTGQLFADPQSEQLQYFLKE from the coding sequence ATGAGCGAAGCGGAAACGATCATCCAAATGGAAAATGTGCATACACCGATCCTTCAAGATATTTCCTTACAAATAAAGAAGGGCGAAATCATTACATTAATTGGAGGTTCCGGTGCCGGGAAAAGCAGTTTGCTTATGCTTCTCAATCGTTTGGTTGATCCTGGCGAAGGGACGATTCATTATAAGGGAAAAGATGTGAGAGAATATGAAGTCCCTGAACTGAGAAAATCCATAGGAATGGTTTTGCAATCTTCCTCCCTGTTTGAAGGGACGGTTCTAGACAATCTATCTTTTGGACCGAAATTATTTCAGGAATGGGAAGATGATATGGGGGAGGAGCTATTGGAACATGTGCAGCTTCCCGCTTCTTACCTGGATCGCGACGTGGAAACGCTCTCCGGCGGGGAACAACAGCGCGTCGCGTTTGCCCGCACCCTTGCCAATCGCCCGGACGTTTTGCTCCTCGATGAAGTGACGAGCGCGGTGGATTTAAAGAACGTCGAACTGATTGAAGCATTTTTACTGGAGATTGTGCCCGCGAGTGCCCATGCCATTATCATGGTTACCCATGACGTCAAACAGGCACAACGGCTTGGGGACAGGACGATCTTTATGGATGGCGGAGCGATTGTTGAGGCGGGACCGACGGGTCAATTATTTGCAGATCCCCAGTCAGAACAACTTCAGTATTTTCTAAAGGAGTAA
- a CDS encoding biotin transporter BioY has translation MNTKDITMMAMFAAIIGVLGLFPPLVLPFSPVPITAQTLGVMLAGSILGAKRGGGSVLLVVALIAVGAPLLSGGRGGLGMLLAPGGGYILAWPIAAFVIGMIVHRAKKVTVINAVMANLAGGIIIIHAIGILYFSWLADLPLTAAALSSLTFLPGDLAKAMIASFLSVKILQHSPFIFENDTGVKNVEHS, from the coding sequence GTGAATACAAAAGATATAACAATGATGGCTATGTTTGCAGCAATCATAGGCGTTTTAGGCCTATTTCCACCGCTGGTTTTGCCTTTCAGCCCGGTTCCCATTACTGCGCAAACATTGGGGGTAATGTTAGCCGGTTCCATTCTTGGAGCAAAACGCGGGGGCGGGAGTGTTCTCCTAGTTGTTGCTTTAATTGCTGTAGGAGCACCTTTATTGTCAGGTGGAAGGGGAGGTTTGGGCATGCTGCTCGCTCCCGGTGGAGGATACATATTAGCTTGGCCGATTGCCGCATTTGTCATTGGAATGATTGTTCATCGCGCAAAGAAGGTGACGGTAATAAATGCTGTAATGGCTAACCTCGCGGGAGGAATTATCATCATCCACGCAATAGGCATTCTATATTTTTCCTGGCTTGCCGATCTTCCTTTAACGGCCGCGGCGCTTTCCTCCCTCACTTTTTTACCGGGGGATTTGGCTAAAGCGATGATAGCTTCCTTTTTATCTGTAAAAATTTTGCAACATAGTCCTTTCATTTTTGAAAATGATACAGGGGTGAAAAATGTTGAACATAGCTAA
- a CDS encoding polysaccharide deacetylase family protein, which yields MRNKKRLLFLPLLLLMGSTIGCNAFGGDPGANTPFQNMNEPQSEDELLDEDQITTVRYESTPGMAGGSEMEIRDPNPVSNVELQHAYPDLVTLQGPAEENQVALTFDDGPDELITPEVLDKLEEYDVQATFFLIGERAEAHPEIVERMIDEGHVVANHTWNHPELTEITDEDVEEQISRTETALNDIIGEEVRFFRPPYGAQDENDVSTIGGLNYSNIIWSQDSLDWKDLEVEEVADNILSDIDYGAIVLQHSAGLEGDEGLMRTVDALDKVIPKLQNDNVDFVTVDELLGESAYR from the coding sequence ATGCGAAATAAAAAGAGATTATTATTTCTGCCGTTACTGTTATTGATGGGATCGACCATAGGGTGCAACGCCTTCGGAGGAGATCCCGGTGCAAACACTCCGTTCCAAAATATGAATGAACCACAATCTGAAGACGAGCTGTTAGATGAAGACCAAATTACCACCGTTCGATATGAATCAACACCTGGAATGGCCGGAGGTTCAGAGATGGAGATTCGTGACCCTAATCCTGTTAGCAATGTGGAGTTGCAACATGCTTATCCGGACCTTGTCACTTTGCAAGGACCGGCTGAAGAAAACCAAGTGGCGCTGACCTTTGATGACGGCCCTGATGAACTCATCACTCCGGAGGTACTGGATAAATTGGAAGAATACGATGTACAAGCAACCTTTTTTCTAATAGGGGAACGCGCGGAAGCTCACCCGGAGATCGTTGAGCGCATGATTGACGAAGGACATGTCGTCGCCAACCACACCTGGAATCATCCCGAGCTGACAGAGATCACCGATGAAGATGTCGAGGAACAAATAAGCCGTACCGAAACTGCTCTTAATGACATAATCGGGGAGGAAGTTCGTTTTTTTCGCCCTCCTTACGGTGCACAAGATGAAAATGATGTCAGTACTATAGGAGGGTTGAATTATTCCAATATCATTTGGTCCCAGGATTCTTTAGATTGGAAGGATTTAGAGGTTGAAGAGGTCGCCGACAATATCTTAAGCGATATTGATTATGGAGCTATCGTTTTACAGCATAGTGCCGGCTTGGAAGGCGATGAAGGGTTAATGAGAACGGTAGACGCGCTCGACAAAGTAATCCCGAAATTGCAAAACGATAATGTAGACTTTGTAACCGTGGATGAATTACTTGGGGAAAGCGCTTATCGATAG
- a CDS encoding AMP-binding protein → MLNIAKGITHYAKRHPEDIAIVAGDEKQTYKAFDETTDTIARKMIAYSGYENLRAAILMPNSGRFLEVFIGAAKAGWTAVTLDPKWATKELEKCLAKTPPDLLFVDPSLEHKVTSLSLDTELIICNNMEEWLNEPFNHMPLPDLSGEEPFYIGFTSGSTGTPKGYIRSHRSWVESFTEGKKELPVKEGDRVLVSGSLVHSLFLYAALHTLDAGAACHLAESPNPQRLAEEIQKHEITVMYGVPTMYVRMAQQNQIFESMHTLITSGAKMASFVVKAWQKIAPNANWINFYGSSEHSFIAILHHAEKALSSAIGRPFSSVSIDIKKEEGDVGELFASSPMVFSGYDGDDQVTPDTWISTGDYVWQDHEGILHLAGRKQNKMVTGGLNVYAEEVEDVLRTHMDVRDVVVTGIDHPEWGEQITAVLETRKARPLTSHFIAQLIETCKSSLAAYKCPKNWLEMDAIPLTTSGKPKRATVKAWAIKREEKSEINR, encoded by the coding sequence ATGTTGAACATAGCTAAGGGGATAACACATTATGCGAAACGCCATCCGGAAGATATAGCAATCGTGGCAGGAGATGAAAAACAGACGTATAAAGCTTTTGATGAAACAACGGATACCATTGCTCGTAAAATGATCGCTTATTCCGGTTATGAAAATCTTCGCGCCGCTATTTTGATGCCCAATAGTGGTCGCTTTCTGGAAGTGTTCATCGGCGCGGCGAAGGCTGGTTGGACGGCGGTGACTTTGGATCCGAAATGGGCAACGAAAGAGTTGGAAAAATGCTTAGCGAAGACACCTCCAGATTTGCTTTTTGTTGATCCATCCTTAGAACACAAAGTAACTTCCCTGTCGCTCGATACCGAGTTAATCATCTGCAACAATATGGAAGAATGGTTAAACGAGCCTTTTAATCATATGCCTTTGCCCGATCTTTCCGGAGAGGAGCCTTTTTATATCGGCTTCACCTCCGGTTCTACCGGCACGCCAAAAGGGTATATTCGTTCCCATCGCTCTTGGGTGGAAAGCTTTACAGAGGGGAAAAAAGAATTACCGGTTAAAGAAGGGGATCGAGTTTTGGTCTCCGGATCGCTCGTCCATTCTCTTTTTTTATATGCAGCTTTGCATACGCTGGATGCCGGGGCTGCTTGTCATTTAGCAGAATCGCCAAACCCGCAGCGTTTGGCAGAAGAGATACAAAAACATGAAATAACCGTTATGTATGGCGTTCCAACAATGTACGTCCGTATGGCTCAGCAAAATCAAATATTTGAGAGCATGCACACACTGATTACATCCGGGGCCAAGATGGCTTCATTTGTAGTGAAAGCCTGGCAAAAAATTGCTCCAAACGCTAACTGGATTAATTTTTACGGTTCTTCCGAACATAGCTTTATCGCGATACTTCATCACGCGGAAAAGGCCCTCTCTTCTGCCATCGGCCGTCCTTTTTCCTCTGTCTCCATTGATATAAAAAAAGAAGAAGGAGATGTTGGAGAATTGTTTGCATCCAGCCCCATGGTGTTCTCCGGCTACGATGGAGACGATCAAGTCACTCCGGACACATGGATTTCCACAGGCGATTACGTCTGGCAAGATCATGAAGGAATCCTTCATTTGGCAGGCCGCAAACAAAATAAAATGGTGACCGGCGGCCTCAATGTTTACGCTGAAGAAGTGGAAGACGTGCTTCGCACCCACATGGATGTTCGGGATGTTGTAGTCACGGGCATTGATCATCCTGAGTGGGGGGAGCAAATAACTGCTGTTCTTGAGACAAGAAAGGCACGGCCGTTGACAAGTCATTTTATTGCACAATTAATCGAAACGTGCAAAAGCTCACTTGCAGCGTATAAATGCCCGAAGAATTGGCTGGAAATGGATGCTATTCCATTGACGACAAGCGGAAAACCGAAAAGGGCCACAGTGAAAGCATGGGCGATAAAACGGGAGGAGAAGTCTGAAATAAATCGCTGA